Within Lolium rigidum isolate FL_2022 chromosome 5, APGP_CSIRO_Lrig_0.1, whole genome shotgun sequence, the genomic segment CTTAGAGCTACTGGTAAGATGGTCTTAGTAATATTTCAATATACAGAGGAACCAAAGGATTGTGAAGAAGCAAAGCCGGATGTACCAAAGGCCGAGCAGAAAATTGAGGCAGGAACGGCAGATTTCCTTATTCATCTCGAGGACAAAAGATCAATCAAAGTAAGTACGTGCAGAGATACCATTTTTTACTTGAGAACTTGTTGGTTGAGCTTTACTGCAAAAACGAGCAAATCAATGACAAATCAGGAGCAACCCTGTCCTGTGATGTTCAGGTTCTTGGATCTAACACGCTGGTGGGCCTGGGGATCGTCACCTTCGCGGGCGTGTGCTACTCGCTCTTCGCGCCGGCATTCAACCTGGCGACGAATGACCAGTGGCACACGCTGCGCGACGGCGTGCCGCACCTGGTGGTGTACACGGCCTTCTTCTACTTCTCGCTCTCCTCCTTCGTCGTCGGCTTGGCGCTCAACGCCTGGTTCCTGTACCGCCCCATGGCCGGCGTGCCCGTGTCCTCGCTCCGGGCGTACATCAGCGACTGGGAGGGGAGGGAGCTAGCTCTGCTTGCCGGCATGGTGTCCGGGCTGGGCAACGCGTTCACGTTCATGGCCGGGCAGGCGGCCGGGTACGCGGCGGCGGACTCGGTGCAGGCGCTGCCGCTGGTGAGCACGTTCTGGGGGGTGGTGCTATTCGGGGAGTACCGGAGGTCGTCGAGGAGGACGTACACGCTGCTGGCGAGCATGCTGTTCATGTTCGTCGTCGCCATGGCCGTGCTCATGGCCTCCTCCGCGCACAGGAAGCCGCTCTGACAGTGCCATGGCCCGGACCTTGGGGAGCGTCAGATGAAGTTAATTATGCTATAGTACAGTATCGTAAGCTGATCCTCCTTGTGCAACGATCAGCGAAGCCATATGCTACAGTTGGAGGAATGGTCTGTAATTTGGACATAGTGCACTGATATCACGTCGCATGGACGGTCTGTAATTTGGAGTACAGTACAATATTTAGATCGGGTGAAGAGAGTGAATAAATAGAGGTCGAGCTACATATAGCTTTttatttataaaaaataaaaaatcatattttgaaatttcaaaaaaattcaaaaaaaatcctagatgtaGTCAATGATGGAATCTACAAACATGTAAAATCTTTAGAGAGGAGGTCCGACGGCTTTCTGGTCCGACCTTTGGGCCGGCAATTCCCCCCTGTGCGAGCGGTTCCCTGCCCTCCACTCTCATTCCACCCGGCTTAACATTAACGTTGCCACGGCTCTGACTTCTAACCTCCACGACACCCTTGGACCGCGCCTCTCTCTGGCCGCGGAGGCCGACCTTCGTATCCTTGCCAACGAACTTAGCTCTGTGGTCCTAAGTTACGACTCCCCGGATTCCCGTCGCGACCGCCTCACTAACAAACAACTCTCGAACAAAAGTGTCTATATCACGGCAGATTGATGAGATTGCAGAGAAGGTCTGGAGGAGCGCGGCCCCCCTAAAGTGCAAAGTCTTCTCCTGGCTCGCCTGGAGGAAGCGTCTCCCCACAAATGAACGCCGGTTCCGACATCACCTTTCTACTATGGCTACCTGTCTTTCATGCTCCCAAGACGAAGATACAGACCACCAGCGGATTTCGACACCAGCGGGCCCTCCCGCCTTGCTGATCTTTGGGCAATAAGGTGCGGGACCTATGAGGAAGCAACAATCATCACCGCTGTGTTCCGGCTTGGCAAAGGGGGATGATCCAGAAGTCGGGGAGGCTCATACTCATCAAATCAGTCATAAGTGCACGGCCTTTACATCAACTGATGGTCGCAGAAGCGCCAGCCTGGGTGCTTGAGGAGTTGGTCAAGTGGATGAGAGCCTTCTTTTGGGCGGGGAGGAAAGAGGTTAATGGAGGCCAATGCCTTGTAGCGTGGGAAACTATATGCAAGCCGACTCAGTTTGGAGGTCTTGGAGTGAAGGACCTGAGGTTACAGGGTCTGGCTCTCAGAGCCAGGTGGTGTTGGCTGAGGCGCACAGATCCCTCAAGGCCATGGCAAGGGCTGCCCGCGTTAAATGACCCGGAAGCCAATGAAGTGTTTCAGAGCTTGGCACAGTTCAGTGTAGGGGATGGTGAGACTATTCTCTTCTGGAGAGATAGATGGATCAATGGGAGAAACGCGGAGGAGATTGCGCCTGAGGTTGCGACATTGGTACCCTCGAGAaggaaaaacgcacggagagtgaGTGATGCCTTGCACGAGGACTCCTGGCTTGCGGATGTTTCTGGCGAGTTATCCATTGATGGGTGGATGCAATGTACCCTGCTTTGGGAGGAACTGGAGAGAGTACCTCGGGATGGTAACAGGCCGGATCAAATCACTTGGAAAGGGTCTGCGTCTGGCTTGTACTCTGCGAGTGTGACCTACAACATGCTCTGCCAAGGGAGGGTTGATTGGAGTATGGCCAAGCCGGTTTGGGGATCCTTTGCACCCCTAAAATGCAAAATCTTCGGCTGGTTGGCGCTAAGACACAGGCTATGGACGTCGGATAGGAGAGCTCGGCATGGACTGCAGGATCGCCCAGACCCATGCGCCACTTGCCTCCAGGAGGAGGACAATGTTGATCATATCCTCTCTCACTGCCCTTATGCAAAGTTAGTCTGGTTCGGTTGTTTGAGCAGATTGGGACTGCAGCTGCAGGAGCCACAGGAGAACACAAACCTGGAGAGATGGTGGACGGAGGCGAGAAAGAGGCTGCGGATGGAGGATAGGAGAGGTTTTAACACGCTAGTTCTGCTGACTGCTTGGACGCTATGGAAGCAAAGGAATGCCCGTGTGTTTGGCAACCTAGAGAGGCAGTTATCCACGGCGCAGATCATAGACTTAGTTCTAGAGGAGTTCAGTCTTTGGCGGGCTGCGAGGGGAGGGGAGCGGAGAATTAGGTTGCGAGAGTAGAGCTTTAGTTTTTCTTTGTGGTGTGCGTGGGTTAGCCAAGGGCAGATGTTCGCATCCCCCTCTGGTTTCTTGTAATTTTGTTgctcccttctataaagataCGGCACGCTTTTCGCGTACCcgcgaaaaaaaaaaaaagaaacccccCTGGTCACCCGTAAGTGCATTGAAGACATCAGGCTTTGGGCTCACCGTTGTACCACCCCCTCTCGCTCCTCCTCTCTAAATAATTGGTGTAATGGGTTCGACCCGCcttgaccccccccccccgcctctctctctccctctaaaACCTTTGTACGTTCTTGATGTTTATTTAATTgttcaggctggcgtaagcccgccgtagccccggtcaaaaaaaaaatctttatgTAAAATTCTTAATACTTTAGGGTACACAAAAATAGCAAACGTGTGGATCCGAGAAATAGTGTATAGTGCATATTTCAAAATTATAAAATCTgccagattttgtcttttttgtgtagtctacaatacaaataatttcacattgagattttgcatgtttgtaaatctcatcattgtctacattcaggatttttttcagattttttcagatttttttaaaacttaaaattatgattctgattttttttttaaataaatggCTACATGTAACTTTTCGGTGAATCTCTGAGTATAAGCATGAGCCTTTTGTTTTTGGTGGTGCTGAAGATCCTCCGGATGATCGGAACTCCCGAACCACCGGGGCCAACGCCGTCTAATCGTAACAAAAAGGAGTGCCCATGTCTGTAGGATTAGAAACATGCAGAA encodes:
- the LOC124655149 gene encoding ureide permease 1-like, whose amino-acid sequence is MYLVKDISGAIGLMAAALVLLGTWPVVLAVLERRGRLPQHTYLDYSISNFLAAVLVAFTFGQIGGDTPETPNFLTQLTQDNWPSIMFAIAGGVFITLGTLATQYGWAYVGLTVTEVMASSLKVVIGTTLNYFLDGRINKAEVLFPGVGCFLIAACLGSLVHSSNAADNQEKLSNSRNFTGNTPKEELTRHLLEEEEPKDCEEAKPDVPKAEQKIEAGTADFLIHLEDKRSIKVLGSNTLVGLGIVTFAGVCYSLFAPAFNLATNDQWHTLRDGVPHLVVYTAFFYFSLSSFVVGLALNAWFLYRPMAGVPVSSLRAYISDWEGRELALLAGMVSGLGNAFTFMAGQAAGYAAADSVQALPLVSTFWGVVLFGEYRRSSRRTYTLLASMLFMFVVAMAVLMASSAHRKPL